One genomic region from Vanacampus margaritifer isolate UIUO_Vmar chromosome 2, RoL_Vmar_1.0, whole genome shotgun sequence encodes:
- the arhgap21b gene encoding rho GTPase-activating protein 21 isoform X1 has protein sequence MMASRWTRDDNLEPQPSRSSFCENDSAEWRGLDPREEESFSWPRPKTVLLRRTAHGFGFTLRHFIVYPPESSMHYFLGEDVGRRGRQRNRLEPMDTIFVKQVKEGGPAHGAGLCTGDRIVKVNGASIIGKAYCEVISLIQDSGDFLELCVMPKDEDILQLAYSQDAYLRGHSSYSGNASHIPEPPPVCYPRVDCKPTGMAQATDSVGSGIRGSVAISDHGYRKEITVPPSLPPKSYPKSQMAVCMHNDSVRTKVISPDQIGHMGPAQRIDYMDPAFVRARPASLAQYPHSRKADVYPGGPGLAPYRGPAHPYPAPLPNIDWRTYQTYREYIDNKGIHSHGSRTIQERLDNLRASNLNSFETSHHIPQMGWGPKGVRRRSTSHERSYHGPPPHFQIAPRSASQDRVISSERMSHARNWPPRSMSQDGLMHKVRSHSTDYVEPTEIAQPSDRRGYRRAEPGTRPSRQSMPRQAMLSRPSVGYNSGQRGPQNPSMYNRGPDSLQTHSTPLISDRQTHFGKRAVGDQKGLVKANHAGHSNHQGHNRVRAESVKPVEAERDVALVAKRSSSCSAQKQMHQRSGILKPNHEELPSQVTGGRSLSESGVVLRPKPPSGKNPSPLRHPSYILAVNDDDGVDSTADVAACWLPNDARREMHIRRLGERHTSCSSNLDESLDSIPFIDEPVSPSVDRDAAPIPPSAVISVPPSVATGPSSPDSPCHPIRRQLSHDQESLRSALLESESASQTERSKSYDEGLDNYQEEGRGRSSSKHMPSLRGLKKALDGHKSSGDSGSRRDSSADIFPDSSKEGLLNFRQLCTDKNKRASGGMKSWKQMYAVLQGHTLTLFKDRKDALLHVTTLPDEEPLRISIKACLIDISYSDTRRKNVLRLTTSDSGYLFQAEGREDMLTWIKVIQENSNPDEEDAAVTSQDLISRKIKEYNMMSAPSSKSEPSPKTSRQSLSIKQAFLGGKMDSKSHSPHSPKSEEQRTLRDEASPPRDRSAWKIGIPGIMRKPFEKKTPAGVTFGVRLDDCPPAQSNRFVPLIVEVCCNVVEERGLEYTGIYRVPGNNAAISNMQEELNTKGIADIDVQEDKWRDLNVISSLLKSFFRKLPEPLFTNEVYADFIDANRTEDSVERLKELKKLIHKLPDHHYETLKFLCAHLKKVSDNCEKNKMEPRNLAIVFGPTLVRTSEDNMTNMVNHMPDQCKIVENLIQQYDWFFTEDCDEDPVTTVEQESTVHSQPVPNIDHLLSNIGRTAASPGEVSDSTCSDSSKSKSLWGSGKDQCSKEMIRSSFFASRKRKKPKDKPQASSSDDDLDALPRKEILGENQQPTWSPESRTEEEEEEEDGTSELRNSSEEQLDKTAGTEASPKLKPTSRGAGSPYASPSLNRHAVAVHQSSLSDPPSNYDDTVSDLGTMNSTSSRASAPRARRRPAVPGQDAGASGPGAEVCSITSDYSTTSSMTFMTGGELNTLSPEVRSVTESRGGDDDADDERSELFSEGRPVETDSESDTSVFAAAAAVRQETREAPRPLASHRLIECDTLSRKKAARQKTDSESSLDGARSDKDSNRLSQISGKGRSTGSLSSSSRGELDKAEPAWKLKITDRLKVRLRMSVDDMFGVGSQRNVEGRSKKKNIRRRHTMGGQRDFAELSVLGDWPQPGSRSELSAVDRLRPKCSSQDFSIGDWIARERHRTSNPEVSLDPSEQQGAACGLGAASSTELSHRAAEALNGDVPQAKSLSLSATAHPHKLASSQVVHSRFYQYL, from the exons GGAGACAGCGAAACAGGCTCGAGCCCATGGACACTATTTTCGTGAAGCAAGTCAAGGAGGGCGGTCCTGCACATGGAGCTGGTCTCTGTACAG GTGATCGCATTGTGAAGGTGAATGGAGCAAGTATCATTGGGAAAGCATACTGTGAAGTTATATCTTTGATCCAAGATAG TGGGGACTTTCTGGAACTATGTGTGATGCCAAAAGATGAGGACATACTACAGCTG GCCTACTCCCAGGATGCCTACCTCCGTGGCCACAGCAGCTACAGTGGAAATGCCAGTCACATTCCTGAGCCGCCCCCTGTATGCTACCCCAGAGTAGACTGTAAGCCTACGGGCATGGCCCAGGCGACAGACTCGGTGGGTTCGGGCATCAGGGGCTCAGTGGCCATTTCTGACCATGGCTACCGCAAGGAGATCACTGTACCCCCATCCCTTCCTCCCAAATCATATCCAAAAAGTCAAATGGCGGTGTGCATGCACAACGACAGCGTGAGGACAAAGGTGATTTCACCTGACCAAATAGGGCATATGGGTCCAGCACAAAGAATAGATTACATGGACCCTGCATTTGTGAGGGCGAGGCCTGCGTCATTAGCCCAGTATCCTCACTCTCGAAAGGCTGATGTCTATCCTGGCGGGCCAGGACTAGCTCCATATAGAGGCCCCGCACATCCCTACCCAGCCCCCCTACCAAATATTGATTGGCGAACTTACCAGACATATCGGGAATATATTGACAACAAAGGAATCCATTCTCATGGTAGTCGTACTATCCAGGAGAGGCTTGATAACCTGCGAGCTTCCAATCTAAACAGTTTTGAAACTTCACATCACATTCCCCAGATGGGCTGGGGCCCAAAGGGGGTACGCAGGAGGAGTACTTCCCATGAACGCTCTTACCACGGACCTCCCCCACACTTCCAAATTGCCCCACGCAGTGCCTCCCAAGACCGCGTAATCAGTTCAGAGAGGATGAGCCACGCTAGGAACTGGCCGCCAAGGAGCATGTCTCAAGATGGCCTTATGCATAAAGTGCGGTCACACTCCACAGACTATGTTGAGCCAACAGAGATTGCTCAGCCCAGTGACAGAAGAGGCTATCGAAGGGCAGAACCTGGTACGAGGCCCAGTAGACAGTCTATGCCGAGACAGGCCATGTTGTCCAGGCCTTCCGTTGGATACAACAGTGGCCAGCGGGGGCCACAAAATCCTTCTATGTACAACAGAGGACCAGATTCTCTTCAGACCCATTCCACACCCTTGAtttcagacagacagacacatttTGGAAAGAGAGCAGTTGGTGACCAAAAAGGTTTAGTCAAAGCTAACCACGCTGGCCACAGTAACCATCAAGGCCACAACAGGGTGAGAGCTGAAAGCGTGAAACCTGTTGAGGCCGAAAGGGACGTCGCCTTGGTTGCGAAAAGGTCCTCTTCATGCTCTGCCCAAAAACAGATGCATCAGCGGTCTGGCATCCTCAAACCGAACCATGAAGAACTTCCAAGCCAGGTGACTGGAGGACGGAGCCTCTCAGAGTCCGGTGTCGTCCTGAGGCCAAAGCCGCCCTCTGGAAAGAACCCCAGCCCTCTGCGCCACCCCTCCTACATTTTGgctgtgaatgatgatgatggcgtaGATTCCACAGCAGACGTAGCAGCGTGCTGGCTTCCTAACGATGCGCGTCGAGAGATGCATATACGTCGCCTCGGGGAACGTCACACCTCCTGCTCCAGCAACCTCGATGAGTCGCTGGATTCGATTCCATTCATTG ATGAGCCCGTCAGCCCCAGTGTTGACAGGGACGCTGCTCCTATTCCACCCTCCGCTGTCATATCTGTGCCACCATCAGTAGCTACGGGTCCTTCTAGTCCTGACTCACCATGTCATCCCATACGCCGACAGCTGTCACATGACCAAG AGTCCCTGAGAAGTGCTTTGCTGGAGTCTGAATCTGCTAGCCAGACTGAGCGGTCTAAATCCTACGATGAAGGTCTGGACAATTACCAAGAAGAGGGGAGAGG acgaTCTTCTAGTAAGCATATGCCAAGTCTCAGAGGCCTGAAAAAG GCATTGGATGGTCATAAATCTTCTGGGGACTCTGGATCTCGAAGAGATTCTTCTGCAGATATATTTCCTGATTCTTCCAAGGAAGGGTTGCTCAACTTCAGGCAACTATGTACAGATAAAAATAAG CGTGCAAGTGGAGGGATGAAGTCATGGAAGCAGATGTATGCAGTTCTACAAGGTCACACACTGACACTCTTCAAGGATAGGAAAGATGCGCTCTTGCACGTCACGACGCTGCCCGACGAAGAGCCGCTGCGAATCAGCATTAAGGCCTGCCTGATTGACATCTCCTATAGTGACACGCGACGCAAGAATGTGCTGCGTCTGACCACCTCCGATAGCGGGTACTTGTTTCAGGCTGAAGGGAGGGAAGACATGTTAACCTGGATTAAAGTCATTCAGGAAAACAGTAATCCAGATGAAGAG GATGCTGCTGTAACAAGTCAGGATTTGATCAGTCGAAAGATCAAAGAATACAACATGATGAG TGCACCAAGCAGTAAATCTGAACCTTCACCCAAAACCTCCCGTCAGTCCTTGAGCATCAAACAAGCCTTTTTGGGAGGAAAGATGGACAGTAAGAGCCACAGCCCTCATTCGCCCAAATCAGAGGAACAAAGGACACTGAGAG ATGAGGCCAGTCCACCGAGGGACAGAAGTGCATGGAAAATTGGCATCCCGGGCATCATGAGAAAGCCGTTTGAAAAGAAGACACCAGCTGGCGTCACGTTTGGAGTTCGGCTGGATGACTGTCCACCCGCACAGAGCAACAGG TTTGTTCCTCTGATTGTGGAGGTGTGCTGTAATGTGGTGGAGGAGAGAGGTTTGGAGTACACGGGCATCTACAGAGTTCCGGGAAACAACGCCGCCATCTCCAACATGCAGGAGGAACTCAACACGAAAGGCATTGCCGACATTGACGTCCAGGAAGAT AAATGGAGGGATCTCAACGTCATCAGTAGCTTACTCAAATCTTTTTTCCGCAAGCTGCCAGAACCCCTGTTTACAAATG AAGTGTATGCTGACTTTATTGATGCCAACAGAACAGAGGACTCTGTTGAGAGACTTAAGGAGCTAAAGAAGCTG ATCCACAAACTGCCTGATCACCACTATGAAACCCTCAAATTTCTTTGTGCTCACCTCAAAAAGGtttctgacaactgtgagaaaaACAAG ATGGAACCCCGAAACCTGGCAATCGTGTTTGGCCCAACGCTGGTCCGAACCTCCGAGGACAACATGACAAACATGGTCAATCACATGCCCGACCAGTGCAAGATAGTCGAGAACCTAATCCAGCAATATGACTGGTTCTTCACCGAAGACTGCGATGAAGATCCTGTT ACCACTGTGGAGCAGGAGAGCACAGTGCACTCTCAACCTGTGCCCAACATCGACCACCTCCTCTCCAACATCGGCCGGACGGCAGCGTCGCCGGGGGAAGTCTCGG ATTCAACATGTAGTGACTCCTCCAAATCAAAG AGCCTGTGGGGGTCCGGGAAGGATCAGTGTAGCAAAGAGATGATACGCTCCTCCTTCTTTGCCAGCCGCAAGCGCAAGAAGCCTAAAGACAAACCGCAGGCCAGCAGTTCGGATGATGACCTGGACGCGTTGCCCAGGAAGGAGATCCTGGGAGAGAACCAGCAGCCAACCTGGTCTCCTGAGAGTCGcactgaggaggaggaggaggaggaagatggcaCCAGCGAGCTGAGGAACAGCTCTGAGGAACAGCTCGACAAAACCGCCGGCACCGAGGCGTCTCCAAAACTGAAGCCCACCTCACGTGGCGCCGGCTCCCCGTACGCGTCGCCGAGCCTGAACCGCCACGCGGTGGCTGTGCACCAGTCGTCGCTGTCTGACCCACCCTCCAACTACGACGACACGGTGTCCGACCTCGGCACCATGAACAGCACCAGCTCCCGCGCCTCGGCGCCAAGAGCCCGCCGCCGTCCTGCAGTGCCGGGACAGGACGCGGGTGCCAGCGGGCCCGGAGCGGAAGTGTGCTCCATCACCTCCGACTACTCCACCACCTCGTCCATGACCTTCATGACCGGCGGGGAGCTCAACACGCTGAGTCCGGAAGTGCGCTCGGTGACGGAGAGCCGGGGAGGCGACGATGACGCCGACGACGAGCGGAGCGAACTCTTCAGCGAGGGCAGGCCCGTGGAGACAGATAGCGAGAGCGATACTTCCGTTTTCGCGGCGGCGGCCGCCGTGCGTCAAGAAACGCGGGAGGCCCCGCGACCGCTGGCCTCACACAGGCTCATCGAGTGCGACACGCTGTCCAGAAAAAAAGCCGCTCGGCAGAAGACGGACAGCGAGTCATCGCTGGACGGCGCTCGCAGCGACAAAGATTCAAACAGGCTGTCGCAGATTTCCGGCAAAGGTCGCTCCACCGGCAGCCTCAGCTCTTCGTCCCGCGGCGAGCTGGATAAAGCGGAGCCGGCGTGGAAACTGAAGATCACAGACCGGCTGAAAGTGCGCCTGCGCATGTCGGTGGACGACATGTTCGGCGTGGGCAGCCAGCGCAACGTCGAAGGCcgcagcaagaagaagaacatcCGCCGCCGGCACACCATGGGCGGCCAGCGGGACTTTGCCGAGCTGTCGGTTTTGGGAGACTGGCCGCAGCCGGGCTCACGCTCGGAACTGTCGGCCGTGGACCGCCTGAGGCCCAAATGCAGTTCGCAGGACTTCTCCATCGGCGACTGGATCGCACGCGAGCGCCATCGCACCAGCAACCCCGAAGTGAGCCTGGACCCGAGCGAGCAGCAGGGGGCGGCGTGTGGCCTCGGAGCCGCGTCGTCGACGGAACTGTCTCATCGCGCCGCCGAGGCTTTGAACGGCGACGTGCCGCAGGCGAAGAGTCTGAGCTTGTCGGCCACGGCGCATCCGCATAAACTGGCGAGTTCCCAGGTGGTACACTCGCGCTTCTATCAATACCTGtga
- the arhgap21b gene encoding rho GTPase-activating protein 21 isoform X2, protein MAQATDSVGSGIRGSVAISDHGYRKEITVPPSLPPKSYPKSQMAVCMHNDSVRTKVISPDQIGHMGPAQRIDYMDPAFVRARPASLAQYPHSRKADVYPGGPGLAPYRGPAHPYPAPLPNIDWRTYQTYREYIDNKGIHSHGSRTIQERLDNLRASNLNSFETSHHIPQMGWGPKGVRRRSTSHERSYHGPPPHFQIAPRSASQDRVISSERMSHARNWPPRSMSQDGLMHKVRSHSTDYVEPTEIAQPSDRRGYRRAEPGTRPSRQSMPRQAMLSRPSVGYNSGQRGPQNPSMYNRGPDSLQTHSTPLISDRQTHFGKRAVGDQKGLVKANHAGHSNHQGHNRVRAESVKPVEAERDVALVAKRSSSCSAQKQMHQRSGILKPNHEELPSQVTGGRSLSESGVVLRPKPPSGKNPSPLRHPSYILAVNDDDGVDSTADVAACWLPNDARREMHIRRLGERHTSCSSNLDESLDSIPFIDEPVSPSVDRDAAPIPPSAVISVPPSVATGPSSPDSPCHPIRRQLSHDQESLRSALLESESASQTERSKSYDEGLDNYQEEGRGRSSSKHMPSLRGLKKALDGHKSSGDSGSRRDSSADIFPDSSKEGLLNFRQLCTDKNKRASGGMKSWKQMYAVLQGHTLTLFKDRKDALLHVTTLPDEEPLRISIKACLIDISYSDTRRKNVLRLTTSDSGYLFQAEGREDMLTWIKVIQENSNPDEEDAAVTSQDLISRKIKEYNMMSAPSSKSEPSPKTSRQSLSIKQAFLGGKMDSKSHSPHSPKSEEQRTLRDEASPPRDRSAWKIGIPGIMRKPFEKKTPAGVTFGVRLDDCPPAQSNRFVPLIVEVCCNVVEERGLEYTGIYRVPGNNAAISNMQEELNTKGIADIDVQEDKWRDLNVISSLLKSFFRKLPEPLFTNEVYADFIDANRTEDSVERLKELKKLIHKLPDHHYETLKFLCAHLKKVSDNCEKNKMEPRNLAIVFGPTLVRTSEDNMTNMVNHMPDQCKIVENLIQQYDWFFTEDCDEDPVTTVEQESTVHSQPVPNIDHLLSNIGRTAASPGEVSDSTCSDSSKSKSLWGSGKDQCSKEMIRSSFFASRKRKKPKDKPQASSSDDDLDALPRKEILGENQQPTWSPESRTEEEEEEEDGTSELRNSSEEQLDKTAGTEASPKLKPTSRGAGSPYASPSLNRHAVAVHQSSLSDPPSNYDDTVSDLGTMNSTSSRASAPRARRRPAVPGQDAGASGPGAEVCSITSDYSTTSSMTFMTGGELNTLSPEVRSVTESRGGDDDADDERSELFSEGRPVETDSESDTSVFAAAAAVRQETREAPRPLASHRLIECDTLSRKKAARQKTDSESSLDGARSDKDSNRLSQISGKGRSTGSLSSSSRGELDKAEPAWKLKITDRLKVRLRMSVDDMFGVGSQRNVEGRSKKKNIRRRHTMGGQRDFAELSVLGDWPQPGSRSELSAVDRLRPKCSSQDFSIGDWIARERHRTSNPEVSLDPSEQQGAACGLGAASSTELSHRAAEALNGDVPQAKSLSLSATAHPHKLASSQVVHSRFYQYL, encoded by the exons ATGGCCCAGGCGACAGACTCGGTGGGTTCGGGCATCAGGGGCTCAGTGGCCATTTCTGACCATGGCTACCGCAAGGAGATCACTGTACCCCCATCCCTTCCTCCCAAATCATATCCAAAAAGTCAAATGGCGGTGTGCATGCACAACGACAGCGTGAGGACAAAGGTGATTTCACCTGACCAAATAGGGCATATGGGTCCAGCACAAAGAATAGATTACATGGACCCTGCATTTGTGAGGGCGAGGCCTGCGTCATTAGCCCAGTATCCTCACTCTCGAAAGGCTGATGTCTATCCTGGCGGGCCAGGACTAGCTCCATATAGAGGCCCCGCACATCCCTACCCAGCCCCCCTACCAAATATTGATTGGCGAACTTACCAGACATATCGGGAATATATTGACAACAAAGGAATCCATTCTCATGGTAGTCGTACTATCCAGGAGAGGCTTGATAACCTGCGAGCTTCCAATCTAAACAGTTTTGAAACTTCACATCACATTCCCCAGATGGGCTGGGGCCCAAAGGGGGTACGCAGGAGGAGTACTTCCCATGAACGCTCTTACCACGGACCTCCCCCACACTTCCAAATTGCCCCACGCAGTGCCTCCCAAGACCGCGTAATCAGTTCAGAGAGGATGAGCCACGCTAGGAACTGGCCGCCAAGGAGCATGTCTCAAGATGGCCTTATGCATAAAGTGCGGTCACACTCCACAGACTATGTTGAGCCAACAGAGATTGCTCAGCCCAGTGACAGAAGAGGCTATCGAAGGGCAGAACCTGGTACGAGGCCCAGTAGACAGTCTATGCCGAGACAGGCCATGTTGTCCAGGCCTTCCGTTGGATACAACAGTGGCCAGCGGGGGCCACAAAATCCTTCTATGTACAACAGAGGACCAGATTCTCTTCAGACCCATTCCACACCCTTGAtttcagacagacagacacatttTGGAAAGAGAGCAGTTGGTGACCAAAAAGGTTTAGTCAAAGCTAACCACGCTGGCCACAGTAACCATCAAGGCCACAACAGGGTGAGAGCTGAAAGCGTGAAACCTGTTGAGGCCGAAAGGGACGTCGCCTTGGTTGCGAAAAGGTCCTCTTCATGCTCTGCCCAAAAACAGATGCATCAGCGGTCTGGCATCCTCAAACCGAACCATGAAGAACTTCCAAGCCAGGTGACTGGAGGACGGAGCCTCTCAGAGTCCGGTGTCGTCCTGAGGCCAAAGCCGCCCTCTGGAAAGAACCCCAGCCCTCTGCGCCACCCCTCCTACATTTTGgctgtgaatgatgatgatggcgtaGATTCCACAGCAGACGTAGCAGCGTGCTGGCTTCCTAACGATGCGCGTCGAGAGATGCATATACGTCGCCTCGGGGAACGTCACACCTCCTGCTCCAGCAACCTCGATGAGTCGCTGGATTCGATTCCATTCATTG ATGAGCCCGTCAGCCCCAGTGTTGACAGGGACGCTGCTCCTATTCCACCCTCCGCTGTCATATCTGTGCCACCATCAGTAGCTACGGGTCCTTCTAGTCCTGACTCACCATGTCATCCCATACGCCGACAGCTGTCACATGACCAAG AGTCCCTGAGAAGTGCTTTGCTGGAGTCTGAATCTGCTAGCCAGACTGAGCGGTCTAAATCCTACGATGAAGGTCTGGACAATTACCAAGAAGAGGGGAGAGG acgaTCTTCTAGTAAGCATATGCCAAGTCTCAGAGGCCTGAAAAAG GCATTGGATGGTCATAAATCTTCTGGGGACTCTGGATCTCGAAGAGATTCTTCTGCAGATATATTTCCTGATTCTTCCAAGGAAGGGTTGCTCAACTTCAGGCAACTATGTACAGATAAAAATAAG CGTGCAAGTGGAGGGATGAAGTCATGGAAGCAGATGTATGCAGTTCTACAAGGTCACACACTGACACTCTTCAAGGATAGGAAAGATGCGCTCTTGCACGTCACGACGCTGCCCGACGAAGAGCCGCTGCGAATCAGCATTAAGGCCTGCCTGATTGACATCTCCTATAGTGACACGCGACGCAAGAATGTGCTGCGTCTGACCACCTCCGATAGCGGGTACTTGTTTCAGGCTGAAGGGAGGGAAGACATGTTAACCTGGATTAAAGTCATTCAGGAAAACAGTAATCCAGATGAAGAG GATGCTGCTGTAACAAGTCAGGATTTGATCAGTCGAAAGATCAAAGAATACAACATGATGAG TGCACCAAGCAGTAAATCTGAACCTTCACCCAAAACCTCCCGTCAGTCCTTGAGCATCAAACAAGCCTTTTTGGGAGGAAAGATGGACAGTAAGAGCCACAGCCCTCATTCGCCCAAATCAGAGGAACAAAGGACACTGAGAG ATGAGGCCAGTCCACCGAGGGACAGAAGTGCATGGAAAATTGGCATCCCGGGCATCATGAGAAAGCCGTTTGAAAAGAAGACACCAGCTGGCGTCACGTTTGGAGTTCGGCTGGATGACTGTCCACCCGCACAGAGCAACAGG TTTGTTCCTCTGATTGTGGAGGTGTGCTGTAATGTGGTGGAGGAGAGAGGTTTGGAGTACACGGGCATCTACAGAGTTCCGGGAAACAACGCCGCCATCTCCAACATGCAGGAGGAACTCAACACGAAAGGCATTGCCGACATTGACGTCCAGGAAGAT AAATGGAGGGATCTCAACGTCATCAGTAGCTTACTCAAATCTTTTTTCCGCAAGCTGCCAGAACCCCTGTTTACAAATG AAGTGTATGCTGACTTTATTGATGCCAACAGAACAGAGGACTCTGTTGAGAGACTTAAGGAGCTAAAGAAGCTG ATCCACAAACTGCCTGATCACCACTATGAAACCCTCAAATTTCTTTGTGCTCACCTCAAAAAGGtttctgacaactgtgagaaaaACAAG ATGGAACCCCGAAACCTGGCAATCGTGTTTGGCCCAACGCTGGTCCGAACCTCCGAGGACAACATGACAAACATGGTCAATCACATGCCCGACCAGTGCAAGATAGTCGAGAACCTAATCCAGCAATATGACTGGTTCTTCACCGAAGACTGCGATGAAGATCCTGTT ACCACTGTGGAGCAGGAGAGCACAGTGCACTCTCAACCTGTGCCCAACATCGACCACCTCCTCTCCAACATCGGCCGGACGGCAGCGTCGCCGGGGGAAGTCTCGG ATTCAACATGTAGTGACTCCTCCAAATCAAAG AGCCTGTGGGGGTCCGGGAAGGATCAGTGTAGCAAAGAGATGATACGCTCCTCCTTCTTTGCCAGCCGCAAGCGCAAGAAGCCTAAAGACAAACCGCAGGCCAGCAGTTCGGATGATGACCTGGACGCGTTGCCCAGGAAGGAGATCCTGGGAGAGAACCAGCAGCCAACCTGGTCTCCTGAGAGTCGcactgaggaggaggaggaggaggaagatggcaCCAGCGAGCTGAGGAACAGCTCTGAGGAACAGCTCGACAAAACCGCCGGCACCGAGGCGTCTCCAAAACTGAAGCCCACCTCACGTGGCGCCGGCTCCCCGTACGCGTCGCCGAGCCTGAACCGCCACGCGGTGGCTGTGCACCAGTCGTCGCTGTCTGACCCACCCTCCAACTACGACGACACGGTGTCCGACCTCGGCACCATGAACAGCACCAGCTCCCGCGCCTCGGCGCCAAGAGCCCGCCGCCGTCCTGCAGTGCCGGGACAGGACGCGGGTGCCAGCGGGCCCGGAGCGGAAGTGTGCTCCATCACCTCCGACTACTCCACCACCTCGTCCATGACCTTCATGACCGGCGGGGAGCTCAACACGCTGAGTCCGGAAGTGCGCTCGGTGACGGAGAGCCGGGGAGGCGACGATGACGCCGACGACGAGCGGAGCGAACTCTTCAGCGAGGGCAGGCCCGTGGAGACAGATAGCGAGAGCGATACTTCCGTTTTCGCGGCGGCGGCCGCCGTGCGTCAAGAAACGCGGGAGGCCCCGCGACCGCTGGCCTCACACAGGCTCATCGAGTGCGACACGCTGTCCAGAAAAAAAGCCGCTCGGCAGAAGACGGACAGCGAGTCATCGCTGGACGGCGCTCGCAGCGACAAAGATTCAAACAGGCTGTCGCAGATTTCCGGCAAAGGTCGCTCCACCGGCAGCCTCAGCTCTTCGTCCCGCGGCGAGCTGGATAAAGCGGAGCCGGCGTGGAAACTGAAGATCACAGACCGGCTGAAAGTGCGCCTGCGCATGTCGGTGGACGACATGTTCGGCGTGGGCAGCCAGCGCAACGTCGAAGGCcgcagcaagaagaagaacatcCGCCGCCGGCACACCATGGGCGGCCAGCGGGACTTTGCCGAGCTGTCGGTTTTGGGAGACTGGCCGCAGCCGGGCTCACGCTCGGAACTGTCGGCCGTGGACCGCCTGAGGCCCAAATGCAGTTCGCAGGACTTCTCCATCGGCGACTGGATCGCACGCGAGCGCCATCGCACCAGCAACCCCGAAGTGAGCCTGGACCCGAGCGAGCAGCAGGGGGCGGCGTGTGGCCTCGGAGCCGCGTCGTCGACGGAACTGTCTCATCGCGCCGCCGAGGCTTTGAACGGCGACGTGCCGCAGGCGAAGAGTCTGAGCTTGTCGGCCACGGCGCATCCGCATAAACTGGCGAGTTCCCAGGTGGTACACTCGCGCTTCTATCAATACCTGtga